A region from the Simiduia sp. 21SJ11W-1 genome encodes:
- a CDS encoding RsmB/NOP family class I SAM-dependent RNA methyltransferase yields the protein MKASAPNFSDPRLAAVWQEWQKAPLGQALDKWLKYQLPKLHLRYEDQKTERGSLALALIEALRFQQLAMALEHAFATGTEVDWFQWDAQWRPALLAAFSPELLWGWVSLRVSGKLPAGRQYQQAEWAGRRDLFASLAPGAAEGPLEYLWHGLRPGWQPLLAARAQASGWQAKDVSAFIRAQIQTPPLWLRVQPELPISAACAQLLADEVNAKIVANELCAIGGRGVQGSGLYKRGLIEIQDLASQRIALAVGVAPGQKVWDACAGAGGKSLAIAAGMGNKGSLYATDLHEHKLKELKRRAKRANVTNIRSFTWNAERPLQLPKEVAQQQGFDWVLVDAPCTSTGTWRRNPDARWRFNDEDTQELVAIQKSILRMAVPAVREGGHLVYATCSWDVRENEQQVAEFLASHPGFRLISQTLLGCPAENSDTMFAAVLKRPVS from the coding sequence ATGAAAGCCTCCGCCCCCAATTTTTCAGACCCGCGCCTAGCCGCCGTTTGGCAAGAGTGGCAGAAGGCCCCGCTTGGCCAGGCGCTGGATAAATGGCTGAAGTACCAGCTGCCCAAGCTGCATTTGCGCTATGAAGACCAAAAAACCGAGCGCGGTTCGTTGGCACTGGCTTTAATAGAAGCGCTGCGGTTTCAGCAGCTGGCAATGGCCCTTGAACACGCCTTTGCAACAGGTACTGAGGTGGATTGGTTCCAGTGGGATGCCCAATGGCGGCCCGCGCTACTGGCGGCCTTCAGCCCCGAGCTGCTATGGGGGTGGGTCAGCTTACGGGTAAGTGGCAAGCTGCCGGCCGGGCGCCAATACCAGCAGGCTGAGTGGGCCGGGCGGCGCGACCTCTTTGCAAGCCTCGCGCCTGGCGCGGCCGAAGGGCCCCTTGAATACCTGTGGCACGGCCTGAGGCCCGGCTGGCAGCCGCTGCTCGCTGCGCGTGCGCAGGCAAGCGGTTGGCAGGCAAAAGATGTATCAGCATTTATACGCGCCCAAATACAAACGCCGCCCCTGTGGTTGCGGGTGCAGCCAGAGTTGCCCATTAGCGCCGCCTGTGCCCAATTGCTAGCCGATGAAGTGAACGCAAAAATCGTAGCTAATGAACTCTGTGCAATCGGTGGGCGAGGGGTGCAAGGCAGTGGCTTGTACAAGCGCGGGCTGATTGAAATTCAGGATCTTGCCAGCCAGCGCATTGCCCTGGCCGTTGGTGTGGCGCCGGGCCAAAAAGTGTGGGATGCCTGCGCCGGTGCCGGCGGTAAATCACTGGCCATTGCCGCGGGTATGGGCAACAAAGGCTCGCTCTATGCCACCGACTTACACGAGCATAAGCTCAAGGAACTTAAGCGCCGCGCCAAGCGCGCCAATGTCACTAACATTCGCAGTTTTACCTGGAATGCAGAGCGGCCCTTACAGCTGCCGAAAGAGGTGGCCCAGCAGCAGGGGTTTGACTGGGTGCTGGTAGATGCCCCTTGCACCTCCACCGGTACCTGGCGGCGCAATCCCGATGCCCGATGGCGCTTTAACGATGAAGACACCCAAGAACTCGTGGCGATTCAAAAAAGCATATTGCGTATGGCCGTGCCTGCCGTGCGCGAAGGTGGCCATTTGGTTTACGCCACCTGCTCGTGGGATGTGCGGGAAAACGAACAGCAGGTTGCAGAGTTTCTTGCCAGCCACCCAGGTTTCAGGTTAATTTCACAGACGCTGCTTGGCTGCCCGGCAGAAAATTCGGATACTATGTTTGCAGCAGTTTTAAAGCGCCCTGTTTCGTAG
- a CDS encoding serine hydrolase, whose product MQLLKNSLKTLVNITVRIRYFITVGALLTIIGGCGGSTGNSNNNNEPGTVEQQLHAALDAANIDTDFTLIVKSHNGTQFTHSRGESTAATTYRSASTAKMVTASVILWLVEQGLISLEDNPQDYLDFWPTTGNHAAIKLRHLLSFTSGLNNEPVCLYLPDAVFLDCIEKILDDNPSIPAPGDEFYYANTHLQIAGLMAIHASGMDNWEQVFDYFKAGTQLFTNASYDYPSPSNPRLGGGMHWQANEYIEFLDALYHQKILSGASVEAMTSDQIGSANIVYSPVSEWPIALDWHYGFGQWIECRSIPFDCISTSRVSSTGAYGAYPFIDFENQYFGIVAREGSLSMAHRGFQLWREVESELAEWAGNNNE is encoded by the coding sequence ATGCAGCTCCTGAAAAATAGTTTAAAAACATTAGTAAATATAACAGTACGTATAAGATACTTTATTACCGTAGGTGCCCTCCTCACCATAATAGGCGGTTGTGGCGGCTCTACGGGCAACTCAAACAACAACAATGAACCTGGTACAGTCGAGCAACAACTGCATGCGGCACTTGACGCGGCTAATATTGATACTGACTTTACGCTCATTGTTAAATCCCATAACGGCACTCAGTTCACTCATAGCCGCGGAGAGTCAACAGCAGCAACAACGTATCGTTCAGCCTCAACTGCAAAAATGGTGACCGCTTCTGTCATTCTGTGGTTAGTGGAGCAAGGTCTTATCTCGCTTGAGGACAACCCACAGGATTATCTCGATTTTTGGCCAACTACAGGGAATCATGCTGCCATTAAATTACGACACCTGTTGAGCTTTACTTCAGGGCTGAACAATGAACCTGTCTGCTTATATTTACCTGACGCAGTTTTTTTGGATTGCATTGAAAAAATTCTTGACGACAATCCTTCTATACCTGCCCCAGGAGACGAGTTTTATTATGCTAACACGCATTTACAAATAGCTGGCTTGATGGCCATTCACGCCAGCGGCATGGACAATTGGGAGCAGGTATTTGATTACTTCAAAGCGGGAACACAGCTGTTTACCAATGCTTCCTATGATTACCCATCCCCCAGCAATCCGCGCTTGGGGGGCGGTATGCACTGGCAAGCCAATGAGTACATTGAATTTCTTGACGCGCTTTATCATCAAAAAATTCTTTCTGGAGCTTCTGTAGAGGCCATGACCAGCGATCAAATTGGCAGTGCAAACATCGTTTACTCCCCAGTCAGTGAGTGGCCTATTGCATTAGATTGGCATTATGGTTTTGGTCAGTGGATTGAGTGCAGATCCATACCCTTTGACTGCATATCAACCTCTAGAGTATCTAGTACAGGTGCTTATGGTGCGTACCCATTTATAGATTTTGAAAACCAATACTTTGGTATTGTTGCGCGCGAAGGCTCTCTATCAATGGCGCATAGAGGGTTTCAGCTTTGGCGTGAAGTAGAAAGCGAACTGGCTGAATGGGCAGGAAATAATAATGAATAA
- a CDS encoding TlpA disulfide reductase family protein gives MMKIYLYLLVAFCALGASANVLADSVPGTKPFNYLGKDYHGNRIELDDYKGKVVVVSFWATWCPPCIKELSVLAQIQKQVGTDHLQVVAVSHKNSRKVFSEVAKSFDQIPVKFTFDKRSYVANAYGLKALPYMLIIGRDGIVKSKYVGYREDQIHLWVDELNALLATAP, from the coding sequence ATGATGAAAATATATTTATACCTTCTCGTGGCGTTTTGTGCGCTTGGTGCTTCTGCCAATGTGCTTGCAGATTCGGTGCCAGGTACTAAGCCATTCAATTACCTTGGCAAAGATTACCACGGTAACCGCATTGAGCTCGATGATTACAAGGGCAAAGTAGTTGTTGTAAGTTTTTGGGCTACATGGTGCCCGCCCTGCATTAAAGAGCTTTCCGTGTTGGCCCAGATTCAGAAACAAGTTGGCACTGATCATTTGCAGGTGGTTGCAGTAAGTCATAAAAATTCGAGAAAAGTATTTTCCGAAGTGGCCAAAAGTTTTGATCAGATTCCGGTAAAGTTTACCTTTGATAAACGCTCCTATGTGGCAAACGCCTACGGGCTGAAAGCGTTGCCTTATATGTTAATCATCGGGCGCGACGGCATTGTAAAGTCAAAGTATGTGGGTTACAGAGAAGATCAGATTCACCTGTGGGTAGACGAGCTCAATGCGCTTTTGGCCACAGCACCCTGA
- a CDS encoding Rap1a/Tai family immunity protein — MKTGSFLKAALGALALVCGMSTATAGVVEDCQPGASVDASHACDTYIEGFIAGALLTDAAIVESLERSEGSAFMDRAYRTRLGQKPVPPTYLASFCLPEQPIDAMVKEIRGHLLKAKPSRNIGVVIYDVLKKHYPCS; from the coding sequence ATGAAAACCGGTTCATTTTTGAAGGCAGCTCTCGGGGCCCTGGCCTTGGTGTGCGGTATGTCTACGGCAACCGCTGGGGTGGTAGAAGATTGCCAGCCAGGGGCGAGCGTGGATGCCAGCCACGCGTGTGACACCTACATTGAGGGCTTTATTGCTGGCGCCCTGCTAACGGATGCAGCCATTGTGGAGTCGCTGGAGCGCTCTGAGGGTTCGGCTTTTATGGACCGGGCCTACCGCACGCGCCTGGGTCAAAAGCCGGTGCCGCCCACCTATCTGGCATCCTTCTGTTTGCCGGAGCAGCCAATTGATGCGATGGTAAAAGAGATTCGTGGCCACCTGCTTAAGGCCAAGCCCAGTCGAAACATTGGCGTGGTGATTTACGATGTCCTGAAAAAGCATTACCCCTGTAGTTAG
- a CDS encoding CNNM domain-containing protein gives MLLAIYIAISLVFSFACSVFEAVLLSVNSAYISLMEKRGQPAGALLKSLKADVSKPLAAILTLNTIAHTVGAAGAGAEAAKLFGSAYVGVISAVLTLLILVFSEIIPKTLGATYWRKLAPLTAHCLKYLIIVLYPFVKLSDKITGGISGEPTLNGFSREEFAAMAEISTQAGQLAKQESRLLRSLMKLRNLRVKDAMTPRTVIFSLSEDLTVEEYFHKYDKVNFSRVPIFDGDREKVTGFVFRNDLLLAQARGNGENPLQNYCRELPALIGTTSLLHALNEMLGQRVHIMLVVSEYGGVEGILTLEDVMETMLGFEIVDEKDKAVDMQKEAKRLWRRRAGKKSTAPE, from the coding sequence ATGCTGCTCGCGATATATATTGCCATTTCACTGGTGTTTTCTTTTGCGTGCTCAGTTTTTGAAGCGGTATTACTGAGCGTGAACAGCGCCTACATTTCGCTGATGGAAAAGCGCGGCCAGCCGGCGGGGGCTTTACTGAAATCACTCAAGGCCGATGTATCCAAACCGCTCGCGGCTATTCTTACCCTCAATACTATCGCCCATACAGTAGGTGCCGCTGGCGCCGGAGCCGAGGCCGCCAAGCTTTTTGGCAGTGCCTATGTGGGGGTTATTTCAGCAGTACTTACCCTGCTGATTCTTGTTTTTTCTGAAATCATCCCGAAAACCCTCGGCGCCACTTACTGGCGCAAGCTTGCGCCACTTACCGCGCACTGCCTTAAGTATTTGATTATTGTGCTTTACCCCTTTGTAAAACTCTCAGATAAAATTACCGGTGGAATTTCCGGTGAGCCCACGCTCAACGGTTTCAGCCGCGAAGAGTTTGCGGCAATGGCAGAAATAAGTACTCAAGCGGGCCAGCTGGCCAAGCAGGAATCACGCCTGCTGCGCAGCCTGATGAAGCTCCGTAACCTGCGCGTAAAAGATGCAATGACACCACGCACGGTAATTTTTTCACTTTCGGAAGATTTAACGGTAGAGGAATATTTCCACAAGTACGACAAGGTAAACTTCAGTCGCGTGCCTATTTTTGACGGCGATCGTGAAAAAGTTACAGGCTTTGTGTTTCGTAACGATCTGCTATTGGCTCAAGCGCGTGGCAATGGTGAAAACCCGCTGCAAAATTACTGCCGGGAGCTGCCGGCATTGATTGGCACAACCTCACTGTTGCATGCGTTGAATGAGATGCTGGGCCAGCGCGTGCACATCATGCTGGTGGTGAGTGAGTACGGCGGCGTAGAAGGTATTCTCACCCTGGAGGATGTTATGGAAACCATGCTCGGCTTTGAAATTGTGGATGAAAAAGATAAAGCTGTTGATATGCAAAAGGAAGCAAAGCGCCTGTGGCGCCGAAGGGCGGGCAAAAAAAGTACTGCACCAGAATAA
- a CDS encoding HEAT repeat domain-containing protein, with amino-acid sequence MHLPNSQLKAIKLLSLSGLIALTQACTIAPFQAEIDTPAPSETAFVSADQDTPVQLSYSHQLPAEGVHAKGPLLNYYYQQNAKNIDMSEFFLNALKNEVQARAMPVTFDGQAADALKLISYDTIVHRSNGFAPLVMIASAKLDLTHQGETYRIGAMIKRAKVPIWTLTEEPLIEATINQPQELLVKEVAAKINGVLFNNQLTDAEVEKLVKEVHASINTDEDSAYQKVYELGFSNNPNALAALKELSSHKAEYIRLAAISGMGMVGKATAFEDLKKLHESGRQWQDRAVALKAIGDIQTPETIAYLKAEQAKWEGDTSTEGVWNKQLLGLFVD; translated from the coding sequence ATGCACTTGCCAAACAGCCAACTAAAGGCCATTAAACTGCTTAGCTTGAGCGGGCTTATCGCGCTAACCCAAGCCTGTACCATTGCCCCTTTTCAAGCGGAAATTGATACCCCGGCACCCTCTGAAACAGCGTTTGTTTCAGCAGATCAAGATACCCCCGTTCAACTCAGCTACAGCCATCAGCTGCCTGCCGAGGGCGTGCACGCCAAGGGCCCGCTACTGAATTATTACTATCAGCAAAACGCTAAAAATATCGATATGTCTGAGTTTTTCTTAAATGCTTTGAAAAACGAAGTTCAGGCCCGCGCCATGCCCGTTACCTTTGATGGCCAAGCCGCCGATGCGCTGAAACTGATTTCTTACGACACCATTGTGCACCGCTCTAACGGCTTTGCGCCTTTGGTAATGATTGCTAGCGCCAAGCTGGATCTGACTCACCAGGGTGAGACCTACCGTATTGGCGCCATGATCAAGCGCGCCAAAGTACCCATTTGGACACTCACAGAAGAGCCCCTGATTGAAGCCACCATCAACCAGCCGCAGGAACTGTTGGTTAAGGAAGTGGCCGCCAAAATCAATGGCGTGCTGTTCAACAATCAGCTCACAGATGCCGAAGTTGAAAAGCTTGTGAAAGAAGTTCACGCCAGCATTAACACTGATGAAGACAGCGCCTATCAAAAAGTGTACGAGCTGGGCTTTTCAAACAACCCTAATGCCTTGGCCGCACTTAAAGAGTTAAGCAGCCATAAGGCCGAGTACATTCGCCTGGCGGCTATCTCTGGCATGGGCATGGTAGGTAAAGCTACCGCCTTTGAAGACCTGAAAAAACTGCACGAATCTGGCCGCCAGTGGCAAGATCGTGCGGTAGCGCTAAAGGCCATTGGTGATATTCAAACACCAGAAACCATCGCTTACCTGAAAGCAGAACAAGCCAAATGGGAAGGCGACACCTCAACTGAAGGTGTGTGGAACAAACAGCTGCTCGGGCTGTTTGTTGATTAA
- a CDS encoding molybdenum ABC transporter ATP-binding protein, with translation MNWHIQFTGPRCQHSLALPTRGVSVVFGASGSGKSTLLHALAGTGPQPGTVKFGGQTWQEGTHSLSPRARNLAMVFQEPRLLAHLNAQSNIRLGTHTINPTQWQTVCELLNLTPLLAQPARQLSGGEQQRVALARALLKPASALLLDEPFNGLDKKRRQALLPYIKNIARTQPVLLVTHQLDELLALADYLVLVDGQSSVSGPVAELLNHPLLTNQRGHQFSVLQGTPQPASEYQGLQSFTLADGQTLRVAATPETQTPYLAIDARDVSLALTRATDSSIVNILAATIKTLEAPVQGIQQVHLALGNQTLIAQVSSYSAAHLQLKQGQKVFAQVKSTALLGR, from the coding sequence ATGAACTGGCATATTCAATTTACAGGCCCCCGCTGCCAACATAGCCTTGCGCTTCCAACCCGTGGCGTGAGTGTTGTATTCGGCGCCTCAGGCAGCGGCAAATCTACCTTGCTGCACGCCTTAGCAGGCACGGGCCCACAACCTGGCACCGTAAAATTTGGCGGGCAAACCTGGCAGGAAGGCACGCACTCACTCAGCCCACGCGCGCGCAACCTTGCCATGGTGTTTCAAGAGCCCAGGCTGCTTGCGCACTTAAATGCACAAAGCAATATTCGCCTGGGCACACACACCATTAACCCCACCCAATGGCAAACCGTATGTGAGCTATTAAATTTAACGCCACTGCTCGCACAACCTGCCCGCCAACTTTCCGGTGGTGAACAACAGCGTGTCGCACTGGCACGCGCGCTGCTTAAACCCGCCAGTGCCCTGCTATTAGATGAACCCTTTAACGGGCTGGATAAAAAGCGCAGGCAGGCACTGCTGCCCTACATTAAAAACATAGCGCGCACACAACCGGTGCTGTTGGTTACGCATCAACTGGATGAACTGTTGGCACTGGCAGACTACCTGGTATTGGTAGATGGCCAAAGCTCGGTGAGCGGGCCTGTGGCAGAACTGTTAAACCACCCGCTGCTCACAAACCAGCGGGGGCATCAGTTCAGCGTACTGCAGGGCACACCACAACCTGCAAGCGAGTACCAAGGCCTGCAATCATTTACCCTTGCAGACGGCCAAACGTTACGCGTTGCCGCCACACCCGAAACCCAAACGCCCTACCTTGCCATAGATGCACGCGATGTAAGCCTGGCGCTCACCCGCGCAACCGACAGCTCCATTGTTAACATTCTGGCGGCCACCATTAAAACCCTGGAAGCGCCGGTGCAAGGTATTCAGCAAGTACACCTCGCCCTTGGCAACCAAACCCTTATCGCCCAGGTTTCAAGCTATTCGGCTGCACACCTGCAACTCAAACAAGGGCAAAAAGTATTTGCCCAAGTAAAAAGCACGGCGCTGCTCGGGCGCTAG
- the modB gene encoding molybdate ABC transporter permease subunit: protein MLSANAWAAIALSLQLATVTTVLLIVLATPLAWWLHQSRSWAGRIAEVCVALPLVLPPTVIGFYLLLAFSPNYWPGSQWLSSTGQPLAFSFTGLVIGSMIYSLPFVVQPLQAAFAQLDHKLLHMARVQGLSTVGCFRHVVAPLCARGFIGAAVLGFAHTLGEFGVVLMIGGNLPGETQVASIAIFDAVEGLQYHEAHKLSLVMLVIAVTALLVIYGRRQKP, encoded by the coding sequence ATGCTAAGCGCTAATGCCTGGGCCGCCATTGCGCTGAGCCTGCAACTGGCCACAGTAACCACGGTGCTACTCATAGTACTCGCCACACCACTTGCCTGGTGGTTGCACCAATCGCGCAGCTGGGCCGGGCGTATTGCCGAAGTGTGCGTGGCACTCCCGCTGGTATTGCCGCCTACCGTGATCGGCTTTTATTTATTGCTGGCCTTCTCGCCCAATTACTGGCCCGGCAGCCAATGGCTCAGCAGCACCGGCCAACCACTGGCCTTCAGTTTTACAGGCTTGGTCATTGGCTCGATGATTTATTCGCTGCCGTTCGTTGTGCAGCCACTGCAAGCCGCCTTCGCCCAGCTTGATCACAAACTTTTACACATGGCCCGTGTGCAGGGCCTTTCAACGGTGGGGTGCTTTCGCCACGTGGTGGCACCGCTGTGTGCACGGGGTTTTATTGGGGCGGCGGTGCTGGGTTTTGCACACACCTTGGGTGAGTTTGGTGTGGTGCTCATGATTGGCGGCAATTTGCCCGGCGAAACCCAAGTGGCCTCTATTGCCATTTTCGATGCCGTTGAAGGTTTGCAATACCATGAAGCACACAAGCTGTCGCTCGTGATGCTGGTCATTGCCGTTACCGCACTACTCGTTATTTACGGGCGCAGGCAAAAACCATGA
- the modA gene encoding molybdate ABC transporter substrate-binding protein translates to MQSLTHIMQFTAQLGRYLILALWCINGAQAAEPLRVAVASNFSPSLHTLLAQFHQQHPKINVQVSAGASGQLFAQIVQGAPFDVYLAANTDYPQKLFARQLAQMPVTYAHGRLLLISRHSGESWQALLAQTERLAMANPALAPYGAAAQTLLQQAPEFNGRVLTATAVSQVQHWFAASHVDSAFAAASLQPANADYTQLDVTPFLAEPIAQQLAVLTRTRQPQAAADFVQFLLSANTQALLQAQGFRALPEIEKHSGDKPNPEPPLSGATDAKR, encoded by the coding sequence TTGCAAAGCCTAACGCACATTATGCAGTTCACCGCACAACTGGGGCGCTACCTTATATTGGCGCTTTGGTGCATTAATGGCGCGCAGGCAGCCGAGCCGCTGCGCGTGGCGGTGGCCAGCAATTTCAGCCCCAGCCTGCACACACTGCTTGCACAATTTCACCAGCAACACCCCAAAATAAATGTGCAGGTGAGCGCCGGCGCCTCGGGCCAGCTGTTTGCGCAAATTGTGCAAGGCGCACCCTTTGATGTGTACCTTGCCGCCAACACAGACTACCCGCAAAAATTATTTGCCAGGCAACTCGCACAGATGCCCGTGACCTACGCCCACGGCAGGCTGTTATTAATAAGCCGCCATTCAGGTGAAAGCTGGCAGGCACTGCTGGCCCAAACCGAGCGTTTGGCCATGGCCAACCCGGCACTGGCACCCTACGGCGCGGCCGCGCAAACCTTACTGCAACAGGCACCTGAATTTAATGGCCGGGTACTTACCGCCACGGCGGTATCTCAGGTGCAACACTGGTTTGCCGCAAGCCATGTAGACAGCGCATTTGCCGCGGCCTCCTTACAGCCCGCCAATGCCGATTACACACAACTGGATGTCACACCCTTTCTGGCTGAACCCATAGCACAACAGCTGGCGGTGCTCACACGCACCCGGCAACCCCAAGCGGCTGCCGACTTCGTACAATTTTTATTAAGCGCCAACACGCAGGCGTTACTGCAAGCACAGGGTTTTAGAGCGCTGCCAGAAATCGAAAAGCACAGCGGCGATAAACCAAACCCTGAACCACCATTGAGCGGGGCAACTGATGCTAAGCGCTAA
- a CDS encoding PilZ domain-containing protein, whose product MTTSPTEDRERRYFPRVHYRAYATLTTTKKKFDVHIIDVSFNGALAALVRPHDLSPGEEIILSIEAGDDNLIKMQGKLAHQREHMLGIECRALGIDNQARLRELLKKEAERANERSVTTMLDDHERRH is encoded by the coding sequence ATGACCACATCGCCCACTGAAGACCGCGAGCGCCGTTATTTTCCGCGTGTTCACTACCGCGCCTACGCCACGCTCACCACCACCAAGAAAAAGTTCGACGTACACATTATTGATGTGAGCTTTAATGGTGCACTGGCCGCACTCGTGCGCCCGCACGACCTTAGCCCCGGCGAGGAAATTATTTTAAGTATTGAAGCCGGCGACGATAACCTCATTAAAATGCAGGGCAAGCTTGCCCATCAGCGTGAGCACATGCTGGGCATTGAATGCCGCGCCCTGGGCATAGACAACCAGGCACGCCTGCGGGAGCTTTTAAAGAAAGAAGCAGAGCGCGCCAACGAGCGCTCTGTAACCACCATGCTCGACGATCACGAACGCAGGCACTGA
- a CDS encoding PilZ domain-containing protein, producing the protein MTDHTDRRHFARVAFTGDVTLTQAQQQWQGEVVDISLKGALIRLPKGCKLQTSAPIQLRLALADDTVIEMTTQLSHLEADMAGLACQQIDVESVAHLRRLVELNTGDPVAAEREVHKLGQPL; encoded by the coding sequence GTGACAGACCATACAGACAGAAGGCACTTTGCGCGCGTTGCCTTTACTGGCGATGTCACCCTCACGCAGGCGCAACAGCAATGGCAAGGTGAAGTGGTAGACATTTCCCTTAAGGGTGCACTCATTCGCCTGCCCAAGGGTTGCAAGTTGCAAACCAGCGCCCCTATTCAACTACGCCTGGCCTTGGCCGACGATACGGTGATAGAAATGACAACCCAACTGAGCCACCTTGAAGCAGACATGGCGGGCCTTGCCTGCCAGCAAATTGATGTGGAAAGTGTGGCGCATTTGCGCCGGCTGGTTGAGCTCAATACTGGCGACCCAGTTGCCGCTGAGCGCGAGGTACACAAGCTCGGCCAGCCCCTGTAA
- a CDS encoding Kazal-type serine protease inhibitor domain-containing protein produces MTQLQTLFALLLTASLLVACGSERAPIASSVADAPSAKAGTPTPNPQAPETDANSCIDPAQIDPSRMCTMDYTPVCGCDGKTHSNACKAGAAGVTEWAKGACDATH; encoded by the coding sequence ATGACTCAACTTCAAACACTGTTCGCATTGTTGCTAACTGCTAGCCTTTTGGTTGCCTGTGGTAGCGAACGTGCACCTATCGCAAGTTCAGTGGCAGATGCCCCAAGCGCCAAGGCGGGCACCCCAACCCCTAACCCACAAGCGCCTGAAACTGACGCAAACAGCTGCATAGACCCAGCCCAAATAGACCCATCGCGCATGTGCACCATGGATTACACCCCAGTGTGTGGCTGCGATGGTAAAACCCACAGCAACGCCTGTAAGGCCGGTGCCGCCGGTGTCACCGAGTGGGCCAAGGGCGCGTGCGACGCAACCCACTAG
- a CDS encoding ABC transporter substrate-binding protein gives MRLQCRARALGLALLLLVSVPGRGAGIASINLCVDQMLLRFADHRQIASVTYFAANSLMSPHAAAARGLHLNHGLVEEIVPLKPDVVLAGEYGAREAATLLTHLGFQVERVPLPSGLKDIDNHLVRMAELLGKPQALVAHRKAWLERLAEARQANAQVAPGARPVALMLGPNHIAPGAGTLESDLLELAGFQNWAGNKKGFATVDLEQLVERPPDLLIVDNVARTHFSLAHEVLEHPALQVAMARGRLGSLPGNLSVCPAPHINELLSALQALRGKFTQ, from the coding sequence TTGCGGTTGCAATGCCGTGCCCGCGCGCTAGGGCTGGCGCTGTTGTTGCTGGTTTCTGTGCCCGGCAGGGGGGCAGGTATTGCATCTATTAACCTCTGTGTTGATCAAATGCTGCTGCGTTTTGCCGACCACCGCCAAATTGCAAGTGTGACCTATTTTGCCGCCAATTCTTTGATGTCGCCCCATGCCGCCGCGGCACGGGGCCTGCACCTGAACCACGGGCTAGTGGAAGAAATTGTACCCTTGAAGCCCGATGTGGTGCTGGCCGGCGAATACGGGGCCCGCGAAGCCGCCACGCTGCTCACGCATTTGGGGTTTCAGGTAGAGCGGGTGCCTTTGCCTTCGGGCCTAAAAGATATCGACAACCATCTGGTGCGTATGGCCGAGCTTTTGGGCAAGCCGCAGGCGCTAGTGGCACATCGCAAAGCCTGGCTTGAACGATTGGCCGAGGCCCGGCAAGCCAATGCACAAGTGGCGCCCGGTGCGCGCCCGGTGGCCTTGATGCTGGGCCCAAACCACATCGCCCCCGGTGCAGGTACACTTGAAAGCGACCTGCTGGAATTGGCCGGTTTTCAAAACTGGGCGGGCAACAAAAAAGGCTTTGCCACCGTTGATTTGGAACAGCTAGTGGAGCGCCCGCCAGACCTGCTTATTGTTGATAACGTAGCGCGCACCCACTTTTCATTGGCGCATGAAGTGCTCGAGCACCCGGCGTTGCAGGTGGCCATGGCGCGCGGGCGTCTGGGCAGTTTGCCCGGCAATCTCTCTGTGTGCCCGGCGCCGCACATCAACGAACTGCTAAGCGCCTTGCAGGCACTGCGCGGCAAATTTACCCAATAA